A window of the Schlesneria paludicola DSM 18645 genome harbors these coding sequences:
- a CDS encoding LamG-like jellyroll fold domain-containing protein: MDNALRAHELIARFLEGLASAEDSAELERLILEDVSVANDFAKATRFDSMLLELFGNDRTARETREVLEGANEIIVGAISDMEISSPPAGRRPSQTAVLNVHKRPSDRTKVVGVVMIGLFLSAMIGLAINSPRERNRPDAIVDAVKSNDDQSLISVADAQSNGVPVAVITQMVGARFSRVGFSPAVGDQFRTGGYRLTSGIVELTFAHSPEVILEAPCEFDLKGRELLLLHRGKMSAKVPKGAGEFTVETPSATVVDQGTEFAVQVDEKDDSEVHVFDGMVSVLPRSGTLLNPAILRGRSASAIGKKSPTPCGIDVDGDRFLRTLSEPESRYAQLVLEWHPVLYYRMLAAGSGIHDSGPLAIEASIVRGGSEGTPWTVGRIGSALQFGGPSVKDYAVVSDYPKTADDTLTVTAWVFAKSRPRSATIAKNWSGEDHGQFHFGLHHDYGQLEILITEHDGHVVSLRDKQPLPIGRWQHVAFVADGVMLRLYRNGNEVGAVPYTGIGGDPTLKAMGIGVQLNREGNQPDILRFNDDDPGISDYWHGRLDELAIFNHALDREQIKQLYESAQEL, from the coding sequence ATGGATAACGCGCTGCGTGCCCATGAGTTGATTGCTCGATTTCTTGAGGGGCTCGCGTCGGCCGAGGATTCGGCTGAGCTTGAACGTCTGATCCTTGAAGATGTGTCGGTGGCAAATGATTTTGCCAAGGCAACACGGTTTGATTCGATGCTGCTGGAACTGTTCGGCAATGATCGGACCGCCCGCGAAACCCGTGAGGTTCTCGAAGGCGCGAATGAGATCATCGTGGGGGCGATCAGCGACATGGAGATCTCTTCGCCGCCTGCTGGAAGAAGGCCGTCACAAACCGCCGTCTTGAATGTGCACAAGAGGCCCTCTGACCGGACGAAGGTGGTGGGTGTGGTGATGATCGGCCTGTTCTTGTCGGCGATGATCGGATTGGCGATCAACTCCCCTCGTGAGCGAAACAGGCCAGACGCGATCGTCGACGCCGTGAAGTCGAACGACGACCAATCGCTGATCTCGGTCGCGGATGCGCAGTCGAACGGAGTGCCGGTGGCGGTCATCACTCAGATGGTGGGAGCAAGATTTTCGCGTGTGGGATTTTCGCCTGCCGTGGGTGATCAATTCCGGACGGGCGGGTATCGGTTGACGAGCGGAATTGTCGAGTTAACGTTTGCGCACAGCCCAGAAGTCATTCTCGAAGCGCCCTGTGAATTTGATCTCAAGGGACGCGAGTTGCTATTGCTGCATCGTGGCAAGATGTCGGCAAAAGTTCCGAAGGGGGCAGGTGAATTTACCGTCGAGACGCCCAGCGCGACGGTGGTCGATCAGGGGACCGAGTTCGCCGTGCAGGTTGATGAGAAAGACGATAGCGAAGTGCATGTCTTTGATGGGATGGTGTCCGTGTTGCCGCGATCGGGCACTTTGCTGAATCCTGCCATATTGCGAGGGCGAAGCGCGTCGGCGATCGGCAAGAAGTCGCCGACGCCATGCGGAATCGATGTCGATGGTGATCGGTTTTTGCGGACACTCAGTGAGCCCGAGTCGCGCTATGCGCAATTGGTACTGGAGTGGCATCCCGTTCTCTACTATCGGATGCTGGCCGCGGGGAGTGGCATACACGATTCGGGGCCACTCGCCATTGAAGCGTCGATTGTTCGGGGCGGATCGGAGGGAACCCCCTGGACGGTTGGTCGGATTGGTTCGGCCCTTCAATTTGGCGGCCCCTCCGTCAAAGATTACGCCGTGGTGTCAGACTATCCGAAGACGGCAGACGACACTTTGACCGTGACCGCGTGGGTGTTTGCGAAAAGTCGTCCTCGATCGGCGACGATTGCGAAAAACTGGTCCGGAGAGGATCACGGTCAGTTCCATTTTGGGCTGCACCATGACTATGGACAGTTGGAAATTCTCATCACCGAACACGATGGCCATGTCGTTTCGTTGCGTGACAAGCAGCCTCTGCCGATCGGGCGTTGGCAGCATGTCGCATTTGTGGCGGACGGGGTGATGCTGCGCCTATATCGAAACGGCAACGAAGTTGGGGCCGTGCCGTATACGGGGATCGGTGGCGATCCGACACTCAAGGCGATGGGAATTGGCGTCCAGTTAAACCGTGAAGGAAATCAACCGGATATTCTGCGTTTCAACGACGACGACCCCGGAATTAGCGACTATTGGCATGGCCGACTGGATGAGTTGGCAATCTTCAACCACGCACTCGATCGGGAGCAGATCAAGCAACTTTACGAGAGTGCCCAGGAGTTGTGA
- the asnB gene encoding asparagine synthase (glutamine-hydrolyzing): MCGISGGSWTAHGEPLDRNTLVRMTDAQSHRGPDDVGYYFSDAGGNQRGGAALGFRRLAIIDLSGGHQPMANEDESIWIVFNGEVYNYRELKPRLEALGHRFRTSSDTECIVHAYEEWGHDCLQHFRGMFAIAIWDSRRQSLFLARDRMGQKPLVYRLADGRLTFASELKSLLQVPGAPKDVDPCAVADFVTLQYVPHPRTMLRSYHKLPPAHWAEFNAVTGDLTVQRYWQAPFQRPGTSMSTADNDVIANEGLGQNLPRGPRQTSLNDYQRALRETLTEAVRLRMRSDVPFGAFLSGGVDSTIITGLMQQQSTQKVRTFSIGFSEKKFDERVYAREAAAKLGTDHHEFVVDPSAVEMLPKLTWHYDEPFADSSAIPTMYLSQLTRQQVTVALTGDGGDELFAGYDRYLAVDLATKLDRLPSFIRGLMTNRLWQRLPASVEQKSRIRRVKRFLDALGQSPERRYINWVSIFDDARRHDLYSSNFQQTLAGYDSASFLLDAYADCTEPDFVQRTTSVDVETYLPCDILTKVDIASMAFSLECRSPFMDHRVVELASQIPRRFKLQGKRGKRILIETFADLLPTSIQNRRKMGFGVPLDHWFRGSLRSLIADTLLEQRSLQRGYFDPAAVRRLVDEHLTSKWDHSARLWLLLMFELWHQRFVDS, from the coding sequence ATGTGCGGTATTTCCGGAGGATCATGGACGGCTCACGGCGAACCGCTTGATCGAAACACGCTGGTTCGCATGACGGACGCACAAAGTCATCGCGGACCGGATGACGTGGGATACTACTTCTCGGATGCGGGTGGAAATCAGCGTGGTGGCGCCGCATTGGGCTTTCGGCGGCTGGCGATCATTGATCTTTCTGGCGGACATCAGCCGATGGCCAACGAAGACGAATCCATTTGGATCGTCTTCAACGGAGAAGTCTACAACTACCGAGAATTGAAACCGCGACTCGAAGCACTTGGCCATCGCTTTCGGACATCCAGCGATACCGAATGCATCGTTCATGCCTATGAGGAATGGGGGCACGATTGCCTCCAGCATTTTCGGGGAATGTTCGCGATCGCAATCTGGGACAGCCGTCGTCAGTCACTGTTCCTCGCCCGTGATCGAATGGGACAGAAGCCGCTGGTATACCGGCTCGCTGATGGACGGTTGACCTTCGCGAGCGAATTGAAGTCGCTGCTGCAAGTCCCGGGGGCTCCGAAAGACGTTGATCCGTGTGCAGTGGCTGATTTCGTCACGCTGCAATACGTTCCACACCCTCGCACGATGTTGCGAAGCTATCACAAACTTCCCCCCGCCCATTGGGCCGAGTTCAACGCTGTGACGGGTGATTTGACCGTCCAGCGGTACTGGCAAGCGCCGTTCCAACGTCCAGGAACTTCGATGTCGACTGCAGACAACGATGTGATTGCGAACGAAGGACTCGGCCAGAATCTGCCGCGGGGACCACGACAGACAAGCCTGAACGACTATCAACGCGCATTGCGGGAAACGCTGACGGAAGCGGTCCGCTTGCGAATGCGATCCGATGTTCCCTTTGGAGCGTTTCTGTCGGGCGGAGTCGACTCAACCATCATCACTGGCCTGATGCAACAGCAGTCCACCCAAAAAGTGCGAACCTTCTCGATCGGCTTTTCCGAAAAGAAATTCGATGAGCGCGTGTACGCGCGCGAGGCCGCCGCAAAATTGGGAACGGACCATCACGAGTTCGTTGTTGATCCGTCCGCCGTCGAAATGCTACCGAAGCTGACCTGGCACTATGACGAACCGTTCGCGGACAGTTCGGCCATCCCGACCATGTACCTGTCTCAATTGACGCGGCAACAGGTCACCGTGGCGCTCACTGGTGATGGCGGCGACGAACTGTTCGCCGGATACGATCGCTATCTGGCGGTTGATCTTGCCACCAAATTGGATCGCTTGCCGAGCTTCATTCGCGGGCTGATGACGAACCGACTGTGGCAACGACTGCCAGCGTCCGTCGAGCAAAAGTCTCGTATCCGACGAGTCAAACGCTTCCTGGACGCACTGGGGCAGTCGCCGGAACGGCGGTACATCAACTGGGTCAGCATTTTCGACGACGCCCGCCGACACGACTTGTATTCGTCAAACTTCCAACAAACGCTCGCGGGGTACGACTCGGCGTCATTCCTGCTCGACGCCTATGCCGACTGCACCGAGCCCGATTTTGTGCAGCGCACGACGAGTGTCGATGTCGAAACGTATCTGCCGTGCGATATCCTGACCAAAGTCGATATTGCGAGTATGGCCTTCAGCCTGGAATGTCGCAGCCCGTTTATGGACCATCGGGTCGTCGAGCTGGCGTCACAAATCCCACGTCGATTCAAGCTACAGGGAAAACGAGGCAAACGGATTTTGATCGAAACCTTTGCGGACCTGTTGCCGACCTCGATTCAAAATCGTCGAAAGATGGGATTTGGCGTTCCCTTGGATCACTGGTTCCGTGGCTCACTTCGTTCGCTGATCGCCGACACGCTGTTAGAGCAACGGTCGTTGCAACGAGGCTATTTCGATCCCGCCGCCGTCCGCCGGCTCGTTGACGAACATCTGACTTCGAAATGGGATCACAGCGCTCGCCTGTGGCTACTGCTGATGTTCGAACTGTGGCACCAGCGATTCGTCGACTCGTGA
- a CDS encoding DUF1559 domain-containing protein, with amino-acid sequence MASSALKNRFLRRTAFTLIELLVVIAIIAVLIALLLPAVQQAREAARRTQCKNNLKQIGLALFNYENVFNQFPIAGLWYVDNSNTMTTFAQGWGQAILPYIDQATIYNGFDPSVPIWSGARNQALIATPLATHLCPSAPSPSVFPMTWSTSTGGVVIGSNIPATDITAMWGRSDYVVTVMVNYPLLSNIGDGTVPRGDPRSQSMFWCGNKQKIAVVNSTAAAQQGDYDGTPTIAKVADGLSNTIMVSENAARNQVWEKGKMITPAIDPSPAFAGPKGLYNAQLNYGGAGWADPQNQQWFDGGNRDGNNDVRDANGDKNSCVINCTNIAYRGLYSFHPGIDQQLMGDGSVRALNESISDYIMAALLTRSGGDIVGEF; translated from the coding sequence ATGGCATCATCGGCTTTAAAGAATCGTTTTCTCAGGCGGACCGCATTCACACTGATCGAACTGCTGGTGGTGATCGCAATCATCGCCGTTTTGATCGCGCTACTGCTTCCCGCGGTTCAACAGGCGCGCGAAGCGGCGAGACGTACGCAATGCAAAAACAATCTGAAACAGATTGGTTTGGCACTCTTTAACTATGAGAATGTCTTCAATCAATTCCCCATCGCGGGACTTTGGTATGTGGACAACTCCAATACAATGACCACCTTCGCCCAGGGCTGGGGACAAGCCATTCTGCCATACATCGATCAAGCGACAATCTACAATGGTTTCGATCCAAGCGTACCGATCTGGTCAGGTGCCCGAAATCAGGCGTTGATCGCAACTCCGTTGGCGACACACCTTTGCCCTTCGGCGCCGTCCCCGTCGGTATTTCCGATGACCTGGAGCACCTCAACCGGTGGAGTTGTTATCGGTTCCAATATTCCTGCGACCGACATCACTGCCATGTGGGGGCGTAGCGACTACGTGGTGACAGTCATGGTGAACTATCCACTCCTGAGCAACATCGGTGACGGCACAGTGCCTCGAGGCGATCCGCGAAGCCAGTCCATGTTTTGGTGCGGAAACAAGCAGAAAATTGCGGTAGTGAACTCGACCGCGGCAGCCCAACAGGGCGACTACGACGGTACACCGACAATCGCGAAAGTCGCTGACGGGCTATCGAATACCATCATGGTTTCCGAGAACGCAGCGCGGAACCAGGTCTGGGAAAAGGGAAAGATGATCACCCCTGCAATCGACCCCAGCCCCGCGTTCGCCGGCCCGAAAGGATTGTACAACGCACAGTTGAACTACGGCGGAGCCGGCTGGGCCGATCCGCAGAATCAACAATGGTTCGATGGGGGAAATCGCGATGGAAACAACGACGTCCGCGATGCCAACGGCGACAAGAACTCGTGCGTGATCAACTGCACTAACATCGCCTACCGAGGACTGTACTCGTTCCATCCCGGGATCGATCAACAACTCATGGGCGATGGTTCCGTGCGCGCACTCAACGAGTCGATCAGTGACTATATCATGGCCGCATTGCTGACCCGCTCTGGCGGTGACATTGTCGGTGAATTCTAA
- a CDS encoding PIG-L deacetylase family protein, producing MSPRFALGLVLLLPIAIAISSTNWSRNEARNVNAFANQVEAATPRPEFKKRRIVIFAAHPEDTQFGCGGLIAKLTKAGHEVIIASASSFRGVRKIDGQPEADVRRREALESGKVIGATPHFFEYDHLELVADEPTIETVSTWLRQIKPDIVVTHWPLDTQPNRHVTSSLVWQSYLRDKKWSLYFFEGLTDYQTVAFTPDLFLDITDVRDIKKDACFCFQSQKPDAIWVDQDDVQRRRGEESGVRYAEAYTLAEPLPGRATLPVAFIKKKF from the coding sequence ATGTCCCCGCGTTTCGCATTGGGCCTCGTTCTGTTGCTGCCGATCGCGATTGCCATCAGCTCGACAAACTGGTCGAGAAATGAGGCGCGGAATGTCAACGCGTTCGCGAATCAAGTGGAAGCGGCAACTCCGCGGCCGGAGTTCAAAAAACGGCGAATCGTCATTTTCGCCGCACACCCCGAAGACACTCAGTTCGGATGCGGTGGACTGATCGCGAAGCTGACCAAAGCGGGACACGAAGTTATCATCGCCAGCGCGAGCAGCTTTCGTGGTGTGCGAAAAATCGATGGCCAACCCGAAGCGGATGTCCGACGGCGTGAGGCACTCGAATCCGGTAAAGTGATCGGAGCCACACCCCACTTTTTTGAATATGACCATCTCGAGCTGGTGGCCGACGAACCAACGATCGAAACCGTCTCGACCTGGCTCAGACAAATCAAACCGGACATCGTCGTCACACACTGGCCGCTGGATACACAGCCAAACCGGCATGTGACCAGTTCGCTCGTCTGGCAAAGCTATCTGCGCGACAAAAAATGGAGCCTCTACTTCTTTGAAGGATTAACCGATTACCAGACGGTCGCGTTTACTCCCGATCTTTTCCTGGATATTACGGACGTTCGCGACATCAAGAAAGATGCCTGTTTCTGCTTTCAAAGCCAGAAGCCGGACGCCATCTGGGTCGATCAAGACGATGTGCAGCGCCGACGCGGCGAGGAAAGCGGCGTGCGCTATGCGGAAGCATACACCCTTGCAGAACCACTGCCCGGACGAGCCACGCTTCCCGTCGCATTCATCAAAAAGAAGTTCTGA
- a CDS encoding glycosyltransferase, whose translation MAKTRIALVIPTLDRSGAEKQFTLLATHLPQDEFDVLAIALTRGGPYESELREADVPLTVIGKRAKFDPFSIWRLRKELRRWQPQIMHSWLFAANAYCRLSSGAVPATKIVVSERCVDSWKAGWQRWLDRRLIDQTDRLIGNSSSVVEFYRELGVPAEKLACVPNGVEVPPLDESANQQARSELLKELGLPPTTYVAGYIGRLAKQKRVEDLIWAVETLRQIRPQLHLVLVGEGPERTRLEEFAKQIGATNHIHFVGHRDDAPRWMSLFDVFCLASSFEGMSNSVMEAMSMGKPVLASDIPANRELVAQGETGFLPKLTDTVGFMQFLRRLIDEPGLGRTLGQAGRERIQQSFSIPRMVSAYADIYRQLLNG comes from the coding sequence GTGGCTAAAACTCGTATTGCCCTCGTGATCCCCACGCTTGATCGTTCGGGAGCCGAGAAACAATTCACGCTGCTTGCAACACATCTCCCTCAAGATGAGTTTGATGTGTTGGCGATCGCGTTGACACGCGGCGGGCCGTACGAATCGGAACTGCGCGAGGCAGACGTGCCCTTGACGGTAATTGGCAAGCGAGCCAAATTCGATCCCTTCTCGATCTGGCGTCTGCGAAAGGAACTTCGCCGCTGGCAACCTCAAATCATGCATTCGTGGCTGTTCGCGGCGAACGCTTATTGCCGACTGTCTTCCGGGGCGGTTCCTGCAACGAAGATTGTCGTCTCTGAACGATGTGTCGACAGTTGGAAAGCGGGTTGGCAGCGGTGGCTGGATCGACGACTGATTGATCAAACCGATCGGTTGATCGGCAACTCCAGCAGCGTGGTCGAGTTTTATCGTGAACTTGGTGTCCCTGCGGAGAAACTCGCCTGCGTTCCGAACGGCGTGGAAGTCCCGCCGCTTGACGAAAGCGCGAACCAGCAGGCTCGCAGTGAACTCCTGAAGGAATTGGGACTTCCCCCCACGACGTATGTCGCGGGCTATATTGGTCGGCTGGCCAAGCAAAAACGCGTCGAAGACCTCATCTGGGCGGTCGAAACGTTGCGGCAAATTCGGCCCCAATTGCATCTGGTACTTGTCGGTGAAGGTCCTGAGCGAACTCGCTTGGAAGAATTCGCGAAGCAGATTGGCGCCACAAATCATATTCACTTTGTCGGGCATCGGGACGACGCCCCGCGCTGGATGTCTCTGTTCGACGTATTTTGCCTGGCCAGCAGCTTCGAAGGGATGTCCAACAGTGTGATGGAAGCCATGTCTATGGGAAAACCCGTCCTGGCCAGCGACATTCCGGCGAATCGGGAACTCGTCGCGCAGGGCGAAACCGGCTTTCTGCCCAAGCTGACCGACACCGTGGGATTCATGCAATTCCTGCGACGGTTGATCGATGAACCGGGCTTGGGACGCACTTTGGGACAGGCCGGCCGCGAACGGATTCAACAATCTTTCAGTATTCCGCGTATGGTGAGTGCGTATGCGGACATCTATCGACAGCTGCTGAACGGTTGA
- a CDS encoding carbohydrate kinase family protein, translating into MTETIDLIGLGELLWDCFPDRRLPGGAPANVAFHAKQLGLNASVASRVGQDELGRELCEFLESQGLKTDLIQRDQNHPTGTVTVDPSSTAEINYQFLENSAWDYLELNSEWLEAVRSTRAICFGTLAQRRPTSRTAIHRCLQHISYRSLIVYDVNIRPPFVNKDWIKKSLERCTIVKMNDGEVKILAHLLEFPSTDDVRFAKWLLDEHKRLEVVCITRGSQGCLAVTCDETYDLPGIPTVVADTVGAGDAFTAAIIYGQLEGWPLSKTLDLANRFGALVASRPGAMPDLKAELDAVKTELEWSYRITPTHNG; encoded by the coding sequence ATGACTGAAACTATCGACTTGATCGGGCTGGGAGAGCTGTTGTGGGATTGCTTTCCAGACCGACGCCTGCCGGGAGGCGCACCGGCAAATGTCGCCTTTCATGCAAAACAGTTGGGCTTGAATGCGTCAGTCGCGTCGCGCGTTGGCCAGGATGAGCTGGGACGGGAACTGTGTGAGTTTCTCGAGTCTCAAGGGCTGAAGACCGACCTGATTCAGCGGGATCAAAATCACCCGACGGGCACAGTCACCGTCGATCCCAGCAGCACCGCCGAGATCAACTATCAATTCCTCGAGAATTCGGCATGGGACTACCTCGAGTTGAATTCGGAATGGCTCGAGGCCGTGCGGTCGACGCGTGCGATTTGTTTCGGAACACTGGCGCAGCGGCGCCCGACTTCGCGAACCGCGATCCATCGTTGCCTGCAGCACATTTCGTATCGGTCTCTGATCGTGTACGACGTCAACATTCGTCCGCCCTTCGTGAACAAGGACTGGATCAAGAAGTCACTTGAACGTTGCACCATCGTGAAAATGAACGATGGTGAAGTGAAAATCCTGGCGCACCTTTTGGAATTTCCTTCGACGGACGACGTTCGATTTGCGAAATGGCTGCTCGATGAGCATAAACGCCTGGAAGTCGTCTGCATCACGCGTGGCAGTCAAGGATGTCTGGCCGTCACCTGTGACGAGACCTACGATTTGCCCGGAATTCCGACGGTGGTCGCGGATACCGTCGGGGCAGGGGATGCCTTCACGGCCGCGATCATTTATGGACAATTGGAAGGCTGGCCCTTGTCGAAGACGCTCGATCTGGCGAATCGATTTGGGGCGCTGGTTGCCAGCCGTCCTGGTGCCATGCCGGACCTGAAAGCCGAACTCGACGCCGTGAAAACCGAGTTGGAATGGTCGTATCGCATCACGCCTACGCACAACGGATAG
- a CDS encoding sigma-70 family RNA polymerase sigma factor: MALNREQFLNVLLSYESDLRAFIGSVVLDRHMRQDIFQDVAMTLWQKFEEYDSSRPFGAWARAIAAHKILQHRHQNKRFPIAFTSDAIPAILAAYDRTEVQTVEQHVALDECVRCLPEHARLLLQLRYERDLKADEIASMTGKSVDAVYQTLCRIRTRLADCMKRRLAQECRTSLGATNG; this comes from the coding sequence ATGGCGCTGAATCGAGAGCAGTTTCTCAACGTCTTGCTGTCATATGAGTCTGATCTCCGGGCGTTTATTGGTTCGGTTGTGCTCGATCGGCATATGCGTCAGGACATCTTTCAGGATGTCGCCATGACGTTGTGGCAGAAGTTTGAGGAATATGATTCGTCGCGTCCGTTCGGTGCGTGGGCACGGGCGATTGCGGCCCACAAGATTCTGCAGCATCGACATCAGAATAAGCGGTTTCCGATCGCCTTTACATCGGACGCCATCCCGGCGATTCTCGCCGCGTATGACCGAACGGAAGTTCAGACGGTGGAACAACATGTTGCCTTGGATGAGTGTGTCCGCTGCTTGCCCGAGCATGCCCGGCTGCTGCTGCAACTTCGGTATGAACGGGACCTGAAAGCGGACGAAATTGCATCCATGACAGGGAAGTCGGTCGATGCCGTGTACCAAACTCTCTGCCGCATTCGCACGAGATTGGCCGATTGCATGAAGCGTCGATTGGCACAAGAGTGCCGAACTTCGCTGGGAGCGACAAATGGATAA
- the pckA gene encoding phosphoenolpyruvate carboxykinase (ATP), whose translation MSNLDLSVHGLSVAKVLRNADPSQLYEEAIRYEPGTTISHTGALIAYSGKKTGRSPQDKRLVRNAESESDIWWGPVNFPLDEASFCINRERAKDYLNTRDRLYVVDAYAGWDPRHQIKVRVICSRPYHALFMHQMLIRPSDEQLESFGTPDFVIYNAGRFPANRYTTGMTSTTSVDVSFENGEVVILGTEYAGEMKKGIFTIMNYLMPKRGVLSMHCSATADRTTGKSSILFGLSGTGKTTLSADPRRSLIGDDEHCWSNEGIFNIEGGCYAKAIYLSRESEPEIFQALRFGAVLENVVYDDAHHHVDFNNSSITQNTRGAYPIEYVTNARIPCLAGHPTDVIFLTCDAFGVLPPVSRLTPEQAMVYFINGYTAKIAGTEMGVQEPQATFSPCFGGPFLVWHPQKYADLLAERIRTHGSNVWLVNTGWSGGPYGVGSRMKLSYTRAIVDAIHAGVLKDAPTQVDPIFGLHVVTQCPNVPEEILNPRTNWPDPAAYDASATRLADLFDENYAQFQAGGVIKGSFDG comes from the coding sequence ATGTCGAATCTTGATTTATCGGTTCATGGTTTAAGTGTCGCGAAAGTCCTGCGAAATGCAGACCCTTCTCAGCTCTATGAAGAGGCCATCCGGTATGAGCCGGGTACGACGATCTCACATACCGGCGCCTTGATTGCCTATTCGGGGAAAAAGACCGGGCGATCTCCGCAGGACAAGCGGTTGGTCAGGAATGCCGAGTCCGAATCCGACATCTGGTGGGGCCCCGTCAATTTCCCGCTCGACGAAGCCTCGTTCTGTATTAATCGTGAGCGTGCTAAGGACTATTTGAATACTCGCGACCGACTGTATGTCGTTGACGCATACGCTGGCTGGGATCCCCGCCATCAGATCAAGGTCCGCGTGATTTGCTCGCGGCCATATCATGCACTGTTCATGCACCAGATGCTGATCCGTCCGAGTGACGAGCAACTTGAGAGTTTTGGAACGCCTGATTTCGTGATCTACAACGCGGGGCGTTTTCCGGCGAATCGCTACACCACTGGCATGACGTCGACGACCAGTGTGGACGTCAGTTTTGAGAATGGTGAGGTCGTGATTCTTGGCACAGAGTACGCTGGAGAGATGAAGAAGGGCATCTTCACGATCATGAACTACCTGATGCCGAAGCGTGGCGTGCTTTCGATGCATTGTTCGGCGACCGCGGATCGAACCACGGGAAAATCTTCGATTCTGTTTGGGTTGTCGGGAACGGGAAAGACGACCTTGTCCGCCGACCCGCGTCGATCGTTGATCGGCGATGACGAGCACTGCTGGTCGAACGAGGGAATTTTCAATATCGAAGGGGGTTGCTACGCGAAGGCCATTTATCTTTCACGCGAATCCGAGCCCGAGATTTTTCAGGCGTTGCGGTTTGGGGCGGTGCTGGAGAACGTTGTCTACGACGACGCGCATCACCATGTCGATTTCAACAACTCGAGCATCACTCAGAATACGCGTGGCGCTTATCCAATCGAGTATGTCACGAATGCGAGGATTCCGTGTCTGGCCGGGCATCCCACCGATGTGATTTTTCTCACCTGTGACGCATTCGGGGTCTTACCGCCGGTCAGCCGTTTGACTCCCGAGCAGGCGATGGTTTATTTCATTAACGGCTACACCGCGAAGATCGCAGGAACGGAAATGGGTGTGCAGGAACCGCAAGCGACGTTTTCGCCCTGTTTCGGCGGGCCGTTTCTGGTGTGGCATCCCCAAAAGTATGCCGACCTATTGGCCGAGAGAATCCGAACACACGGTTCCAATGTCTGGTTGGTCAACACGGGATGGAGCGGCGGACCGTATGGAGTTGGCTCGCGGATGAAGCTTTCATATACCCGCGCCATCGTCGATGCGATCCATGCCGGCGTCCTGAAAGATGCACCAACGCAAGTTGATCCGATATTTGGGCTACATGTCGTGACGCAATGTCCAAACGTGCCCGAAGAGATCTTGAATCCACGCACCAACTGGCCTGATCCCGCCGCCTACGACGCCAGTGCGACAAGGCTGGCGGACTTGTTCGACGAGAACTATGCCCAGTTTCAAGCGGGCGGCGTGATTAAAGGATCGTTCGACGGTTAG